From the Thermococcus sp. 18S1 genome, one window contains:
- a CDS encoding cation:proton antiporter produces MESVTWLLFALGLSLILAKIGDSIIERYELPGVLGELLMGMILGNLVYFGIVAPQYLPIVSGEAFTTDMTVVANFLAKLGIIFLLFLGALDADLEQLKKTGLTATVSTVLGVFVPLVLGWFALMEMGYPSREAFAGGVLLTATSIGLTVRVMMDLGVLKSEVGAASLSASVMDDFLGIALVIFAVGSGGLLELSVKIAAFFILTGVIWWFLVDYYIKFAEKLHVEKGILGVVLGMMFLFAALAEGWFAAAIEGAFMMGLVLSKLPEGKRLMEDVKAIGYGLLIPFFFVHTGAMLNLTVFENANALILAAVLTAVAVFGKVAGRGLGAWITAWGRGRDFLFTKKNLQMSLQMGIGSVPRTEVALVDLMVAIHGGAISPEHAPEFIAATLIFITVSVLITPPLLKWAFREEIETTRAQKASAKVERIESTKKRIKELKGSG; encoded by the coding sequence ATGGAGAGCGTGACGTGGCTTCTCTTCGCCCTTGGACTCTCGCTAATCCTCGCGAAGATAGGGGACAGCATCATCGAGCGCTACGAGCTTCCAGGAGTCCTCGGAGAACTGCTGATGGGAATGATACTCGGAAACCTCGTCTATTTTGGAATAGTCGCGCCCCAGTACCTCCCGATAGTCAGCGGTGAGGCCTTCACCACGGACATGACGGTGGTGGCCAACTTCCTCGCCAAGCTGGGTATAATATTCCTCCTGTTTCTCGGTGCCCTCGATGCAGACCTCGAACAGCTCAAAAAGACCGGCCTCACGGCCACCGTTTCGACGGTTCTCGGTGTCTTCGTCCCCCTTGTCCTCGGCTGGTTCGCCCTCATGGAGATGGGTTACCCGAGCAGGGAGGCCTTTGCGGGCGGTGTTCTCCTCACCGCAACGAGCATCGGCCTGACCGTCAGGGTGATGATGGATTTGGGAGTTCTCAAAAGCGAGGTTGGGGCGGCTTCCCTGAGCGCGAGCGTTATGGACGACTTTCTTGGAATAGCCCTCGTCATCTTTGCCGTCGGAAGCGGCGGCCTTCTGGAGCTCTCGGTTAAAATCGCGGCGTTCTTCATTCTCACCGGTGTCATCTGGTGGTTCCTCGTCGATTATTACATAAAATTCGCCGAGAAGCTTCACGTTGAGAAGGGAATCCTCGGAGTGGTTCTGGGGATGATGTTCCTCTTCGCGGCTTTAGCTGAAGGCTGGTTCGCGGCCGCCATCGAGGGTGCGTTCATGATGGGTCTCGTCCTCTCGAAGCTCCCCGAAGGAAAGCGCCTTATGGAGGACGTGAAGGCCATCGGCTACGGCCTGCTGATACCGTTCTTCTTCGTCCACACGGGGGCGATGCTCAACCTCACCGTCTTCGAGAACGCCAACGCCCTGATTCTGGCCGCGGTCCTCACTGCCGTCGCCGTCTTCGGAAAGGTGGCTGGAAGGGGGCTGGGAGCCTGGATAACCGCCTGGGGTCGTGGAAGGGATTTCCTCTTCACAAAGAAGAACCTCCAGATGTCGCTCCAGATGGGCATCGGTTCGGTTCCGAGGACTGAAGTTGCGCTCGTTGACCTGATGGTTGCAATCCACGGCGGCGCGATAAGTCCCGAGCACGCCCCGGAGTTCATAGCGGCGACCCTGATATTCATAACGGTCTCGGTGCTGATAACCCCGCCTCTCCTCAAGTGGGCTTTCAGGGAGGAGATAGAGACAACGAGGGCGCAGAAGGCCAGCGCAAAGGTCGAGAGGATAGAGAGCACGAAGAAGAGGATAAAAGAACTGAAGGGCTCCGGGTGA
- a CDS encoding chloride channel protein yields MTSGDGAYLRKWGIVMAFSILAGLVGGLGAIVFRVFIGVVHRFFFEWLLPQVSYEVGGFNLGYLLLPTLGALVVTLFVIKCPEIKGNGIPEVIEAVIFKGGNIPGKFAVLKTIATAITIGSGGSVGREGPIGFIGAALTSILARWFNLSKEMRKLLVTCGLAAGIAGTFNTPLAGAMFALEVVYMGAFSINLVPIFIAAVTGNAITLAVLKGAVEIDIPGGIGHTLFELPLFFLLGLFLGTLAAFYARFLYGMVDRFSRAKVPEIMKPAIGGFGVGVLGMLFPAYGIFGIGYEGMKMAFYGELAIGLLIILGLVKMLATALTLGSGQSGGVFAPSLYIGTMFGAAFGQVVRLLFPGLGSNPAVYALAGMAAFFSGMTQAPLTQILMVTELTRSYAVLPAVMTSATIGFLTARFFLKGESIYTLKLLRKGYHVTTGKPVILETISVGEIMTREPVYITEDQTLFDVEHLIGETGHDCFPVVNENMEVVGIVGIKDILKKPPSVKRMPVKRLIRRPYGVTYPTETAEDAFEKLMAYDQNLLPVLESPESRKLVGVVTKRDIYRAYYRGLEGMYID; encoded by the coding sequence ATGACCTCAGGAGACGGGGCGTACCTCAGGAAGTGGGGCATAGTAATGGCCTTCTCCATACTGGCCGGCCTAGTGGGCGGCTTAGGTGCGATAGTCTTCAGGGTGTTTATAGGCGTCGTTCACAGGTTTTTCTTCGAGTGGCTTCTCCCTCAGGTTTCTTACGAGGTGGGCGGCTTCAATCTCGGTTACTTGCTCCTCCCCACGCTCGGTGCACTGGTGGTCACGCTCTTTGTCATCAAATGCCCCGAAATCAAGGGGAACGGCATCCCGGAGGTCATAGAGGCGGTTATATTCAAGGGCGGCAACATTCCCGGAAAGTTTGCCGTTCTGAAAACGATAGCCACGGCAATAACCATAGGCTCCGGAGGGAGCGTTGGACGCGAAGGGCCAATAGGATTCATAGGGGCGGCTTTAACGTCAATCCTCGCGCGCTGGTTCAACCTGTCCAAGGAGATGAGGAAGCTTCTCGTCACATGCGGTCTCGCCGCCGGTATAGCGGGCACATTCAACACGCCCCTGGCAGGCGCGATGTTCGCCCTTGAGGTCGTTTACATGGGGGCCTTTTCGATAAACCTCGTGCCCATATTCATCGCCGCCGTCACCGGCAACGCAATCACCCTCGCCGTCCTCAAGGGGGCGGTGGAGATAGACATTCCCGGCGGAATAGGGCACACTCTCTTTGAGCTCCCACTGTTCTTCCTCCTTGGGCTGTTTCTTGGCACCCTCGCCGCGTTCTATGCCCGGTTCCTTTACGGGATGGTCGATAGGTTCTCGAGGGCCAAAGTGCCCGAAATAATGAAGCCAGCAATAGGCGGTTTTGGTGTCGGTGTTCTCGGAATGCTGTTTCCGGCGTACGGCATATTTGGAATAGGCTATGAAGGCATGAAGATGGCCTTCTACGGGGAGCTGGCGATAGGGCTGCTCATAATTCTCGGGCTGGTTAAGATGCTGGCCACCGCCCTGACCCTCGGTTCGGGGCAGAGCGGCGGTGTTTTTGCCCCGAGCCTCTACATAGGAACGATGTTCGGAGCGGCCTTTGGCCAGGTCGTGAGGCTCCTCTTCCCCGGCCTCGGCTCGAACCCAGCAGTCTACGCCCTGGCCGGAATGGCGGCCTTCTTCAGCGGCATGACGCAGGCACCGTTAACTCAGATACTGATGGTAACGGAGCTCACCAGGAGCTACGCCGTTCTGCCCGCGGTGATGACCTCCGCAACCATAGGCTTCCTAACGGCCAGGTTCTTCCTCAAGGGGGAGTCCATCTACACCCTCAAGCTCCTCAGGAAGGGCTACCACGTAACGACGGGAAAACCGGTCATCCTTGAGACGATCTCCGTCGGCGAGATAATGACCCGCGAGCCAGTATACATCACCGAAGACCAGACCCTCTTTGATGTGGAGCACCTGATAGGAGAAACCGGCCACGACTGCTTCCCCGTGGTCAATGAGAACATGGAAGTGGTTGGCATAGTCGGAATAAAGGACATCCTGAAAAAACCCCCGAGCGTTAAGCGGATGCCCGTGAAGCGCCTCATCCGGCGGCCCTACGGAGTAACTTACCCGACGGAAACCGCGGAGGATGCCTTCGAGAAGCTCATGGCCTACGACCAGAACCTCCTGCCCGTCCTAGAAAGCCCCGAGAGCAGGAAGCTCGTTGGTGTCGTGACCAAAAGGGACATATACCGCGCCTACTACCGCGGTCTGGAGGGAATGTACATAGACTGA
- a CDS encoding HPP family protein — protein MEVESALERFHSLKLADIMPRFETMPVVTADSDLLSVLKILRTRHHVWVVDNRENMKLVGVIRYRDVIDVLLPPEAHKFKLGMTSKTMRSMLGGATKAEDVAEKHVLTVEEDATVLDALIKMRKYRIQVLAVVKDGRLVGEVSLRILIDELLRLLRVGGAQWRA, from the coding sequence ATGGAAGTCGAGTCCGCCCTCGAGAGATTCCACTCACTAAAACTGGCCGATATAATGCCGAGATTCGAAACGATGCCCGTGGTAACGGCCGATTCCGACCTCCTCAGTGTCCTCAAGATACTCAGAACCCGACACCACGTATGGGTGGTTGACAACAGGGAGAACATGAAGTTAGTGGGAGTCATCAGGTACAGGGACGTCATAGACGTCCTTCTGCCGCCCGAGGCCCACAAGTTCAAGCTGGGGATGACGAGCAAAACCATGCGCTCGATGCTCGGCGGAGCTACAAAGGCGGAGGACGTTGCAGAGAAGCACGTACTGACGGTTGAGGAAGACGCAACGGTTCTTGACGCGCTGATAAAGATGCGTAAATACAGGATTCAGGTGCTGGCGGTCGTAAAGGACGGCAGGCTGGTGGGTGAGGTGAGCCTGCGCATACTGATAGACGAGCTACTAAGACTGCTACGGGTGGGTGGTGCCCAATGGAGAGCGTGA
- a CDS encoding TIGR00375 family protein — protein sequence MQVDADLHIHSRYSKAVSKAMTIPNLAENARFKGLRIVGTGDILNPKWEEELLRYTEKVDEGTYERNGIRFILTAEVEDNRRVHHVLIFPSISAVREMREELRRYSADIETEGRPRVNLPASEIAEVANELGVLIGPAHAFTPWTALYKEYNSLREAYQGAKVHFLELGLSADSEMADRIKAHHSLTYLSNSDAHSPMPHRLGREFNRFEVEEATFEEIRKAILKRGGRRIVLNAGLDPRLGKYHLTACSRCYAKYSPEEARAFKWKCPKCGGRIKKGVHDRILELADTEERPKDRPPYLRLAPLAEIIAMVIEKGVETKAVRVIWERFLKEFGSEIRVLVDIPLEGLAEVHEEVAKAIWAYRESKLIVIPGGGGKYGEIRLPEEIRNARIEDLEALEVEVPKEEYRPKQTSLMKFLGGSRKAK from the coding sequence ATGCAGGTTGATGCCGACCTTCACATACACTCGCGCTACTCAAAAGCGGTTTCGAAAGCCATGACCATCCCCAACCTCGCCGAGAACGCGAGATTCAAAGGCCTCAGGATAGTCGGGACTGGGGATATACTCAACCCGAAGTGGGAGGAGGAACTGTTAAGGTACACCGAGAAGGTTGACGAGGGAACCTACGAGAGGAACGGAATTCGCTTCATCCTCACGGCAGAGGTCGAGGATAACCGGCGCGTTCACCACGTTCTGATTTTTCCGAGCATCTCAGCCGTCCGGGAGATGAGGGAGGAGCTGAGGAGGTACTCGGCGGACATAGAGACCGAAGGAAGGCCGAGAGTTAACCTTCCCGCGTCGGAGATAGCCGAGGTAGCGAACGAGCTCGGCGTCTTGATAGGGCCGGCGCATGCATTCACGCCCTGGACGGCCCTTTACAAAGAGTACAACAGCCTCAGGGAGGCATACCAGGGGGCAAAGGTGCATTTTCTTGAGCTCGGTCTCTCAGCCGACAGCGAGATGGCTGACAGAATAAAAGCCCACCACTCCCTGACATACCTCAGCAACAGCGACGCCCACTCGCCGATGCCCCACCGCCTCGGGAGGGAGTTCAACCGCTTTGAAGTGGAGGAAGCCACCTTCGAGGAGATACGGAAGGCCATTCTCAAGAGGGGAGGTAGAAGAATCGTCCTCAACGCCGGCCTTGACCCGAGACTCGGCAAGTACCACCTTACCGCCTGCTCCCGCTGTTATGCAAAGTATTCGCCGGAGGAGGCGAGGGCTTTCAAGTGGAAGTGCCCGAAGTGCGGCGGCAGGATAAAGAAGGGCGTTCACGACAGAATCCTTGAGCTGGCAGACACTGAAGAGAGACCGAAGGACAGGCCGCCCTACCTCCGCCTAGCTCCCCTAGCTGAGATAATCGCAATGGTCATAGAGAAAGGAGTCGAGACGAAGGCCGTAAGGGTTATCTGGGAGCGCTTTTTGAAGGAGTTCGGGAGCGAGATAAGGGTTCTCGTCGATATACCGCTTGAGGGTCTGGCGGAGGTTCACGAAGAGGTTGCAAAGGCCATCTGGGCATACAGGGAGAGTAAACTGATAGTAATCCCAGGAGGCGGAGGAAAATACGGCGAGATACGACTGCCAGAGGAGATAAGAAATGCCAGAATAGAGGACCTAGAAGCCCTTGAGGTCGAAGTTCCAAAGGAGGAATACCGGCCGAAGCAGACGAGCCTCATGAAGTTCCTCGGAGGAAGCCGGAAGGCTAAGTGA